In the genome of Desulfofarcimen acetoxidans DSM 771, one region contains:
- a CDS encoding IS630 family transposase yields the protein MRKLHLNNPQNLTIEDLNKIKRETPYKLRCRVQAVILVMKGRQAKQIAEYLDISEQTIRKYVAYFNEGGVEKLLHVSKKPGRPPRLTNEQKEEVKEVLKQSPSEVGFSTHTTWNCKTLAAYIHDTYGVKYTSDGVWRMLLKMDFRYNRPTYVLAKADPEKQKAFQDELEELKKSH from the coding sequence ATGAGGAAATTGCATTTAAACAATCCACAAAATTTAACCATTGAGGATTTGAATAAGATAAAAAGAGAAACACCATATAAACTAAGATGCAGAGTTCAAGCTGTTATTCTTGTCATGAAAGGGAGACAAGCAAAGCAGATTGCTGAATATCTTGATATAAGTGAACAAACCATAAGGAAATACGTTGCTTACTTTAATGAAGGTGGAGTTGAAAAACTGCTTCATGTATCAAAAAAACCGGGAAGACCGCCAAGGCTAACCAATGAACAAAAAGAAGAGGTCAAAGAGGTACTGAAACAATCACCATCAGAGGTTGGTTTTAGTACCCATACTACTTGGAATTGTAAGACCCTCGCTGCTTACATTCATGATACATACGGCGTTAAATATACATCAGATGGTGTTTGGCGCATGCTTCTTAAGATGGATTTTCGTTATAATCGTCCCACTTATGTATTAGCCAAAGCTGATCCGGAAAAACAAAAAGCTTTTCAAGATGAGCTGGAAGAGTTAAAAAAATCTCACTGA